The following coding sequences lie in one Lolium perenne isolate Kyuss_39 chromosome 2, Kyuss_2.0, whole genome shotgun sequence genomic window:
- the LOC127331759 gene encoding uncharacterized protein produces MAVELDAAARGGAGAGGVWSTCGRGALHLAAANGRAHVCRYLIQDLGFPVDAPSSSGETPLLLAATFGQTETAAYLLERGASPRAPDADGETPLHWAAYNGDRELAMLLLHRGADAGAANPRGTPLHVAAERAHPDVVSVLLRQGADPNKVANGVFTPLVSSLVGGSLKCMKLLILAGANVNAGGFSGATPLFIACSRRGTAPFVKCLLAAGADPNARDELGRLPVEIAAVYAEMEVVELLFPVTRRAPKVPDWTVGGIVSYVNSAAYKKWAIIVASTSKDELKQQGYSAFQRKDYDEAILLYSMALKIDDTDAVLYSNRSVCWLHLGVGDEALSDAQACTRLRPDLAEGYYHQRMAFNLLQDYASASDALLKTSNLDQENIDINDALRY; encoded by the exons ATGGCGGTGGAGTTAGACGCGGCGGCGCGGGGCGGCGCGGGCGCCGGCGGCGTCTGGTCGACGTGCGGCCGCGGGGCGCTGCACCTGGCCGCCGCCAACGGCAGGGCGCACGTCTGCCGCTACCTGATCCAGGACCTCGGCTTCCCCGTCGACgccccctcctcctccggcgagacGCCCCTGCTCCTGGCGGCCACCTTCGGCCAAACCGAGACGGCGGCCTACCTCCTGGAGCGCGGCGCCTCCCCTCGCGCACCGGACGCCGACGGCGAGACCCCGCTCCACTGGGCCGCCTACAACG GAGACCGCGAGCTGGCGATGCTGCTCCTGCACAGAGGCGCCGACGCCGGCGCGGCCAACCCCCGGGGCACGCCGCTGCATGTCGCCGCCGAGCGGGCGCACCCGGACGTCGTCAgcgtcctacttcgccaaggcgcCGAT CCGAATAAGGTTGCAAACGGCGTCTTCACGCCCTTGGTTTCATCGCTTGTTGGTGGCTCTCTGAAATGCATGAAGCTACTCATTCTG GCTGGGGCTAATGTTAACGCCGGTGGATTCAGTGGAGCAACCCCTCTGTTCATAGCATGCAGCCGTCGTGGCACCGCCCCGTTTGTCAAGTGCTTGCTGGCGGCTGGAGCAGATCCAAACGCGCGTGATGAA CTTGGTAGGTTACCGGTAGAAATCGCCGCAGTCTACGCTGAAATGGAAGTCGTTGAGCTTCTGTTTCCAGTAACGCGACGCGCTCCGAAAGTGCCTGACTGGACTGTTGGTGGCATTGTGAGCTATGTAAATTCTGCAGCTTACAAGAAGTGG GCGATCATAGTCGCCTCTACCAGTAAAGATGAACTGAAACAGCAAGGGTACTCTGCTTTCCAAAGGAAGGACTATGATGAGGCCATACTTCTGTACAGCATG GCACTGAAGATTGATGACACGGACGCCGTATTATATTCAAACAGGAGCGTCTGTTGGCTGCACCTCGGTGTCGGCGACGAGGCTCTTTCAGACGCCCAGGCCTGCACCAGGTTGCGGCCTGACTTGGCAGAAGGCTACTACCATCAGCGAATGGCTTTCAACTTGCTTCAG GATTATGCTAGCGCTTCGGATGCCCTTCTAAAGACCTCGAACCTGGATCAGGAGAACATCGACATCAACGACGCTCTACGGTACTAA